The following proteins are encoded in a genomic region of Nicotiana sylvestris chromosome 4, ASM39365v2, whole genome shotgun sequence:
- the LOC104216854 gene encoding putative late blight resistance protein homolog R1B-14, producing the protein MAEKILVAAVSPAATKAVNFLVDSVSKLLIENCKLIEGAEGDFKRLLREIEPLNELLAADYAEVKSNSMINSDKFFQNIQRTAYKAEDAIDKFLVQKMIDQDKTIAKFLPFYKWINNWKMAPEFKEILEEMGEIRQLSQQAFQKSTQTTQHPDKSASDAQETQGPAEEDIEVVGFDEPANEVMKRLREGSEDLDVVPIVGMPGLGKTTLARKVYNDDYIDDHFYKRIWVYVGQSYKLKNILLDILKEFAPRTEEFKDKNEDQLTEVIRNLVVEGGKYLIVLDDVWEAEVVAFVKKVFPNKKGRCDRIMVTTRLDRVANAKGAVPHVLEPLSPVESFELLENRVFGKTNKCPIELKEYGEKIVKHCGGVPLAIVVIAGALGGCMDESEWRVVEKNVGKHLMNKNDHKSCLKFVETSYNHLPTEKKAAFLYFGVFPQGFDIPAWKLIRLWIAEGLIESDFEGSEIEEIAESYLSDFASRNLVMVMQKKSNSTQIKTCRVHDMLHEFCNVEAKRISLFQQVNLKPGVRVFPSIEDPSTSRRLCIQSSIPYNFIPNDRIVQHVRSLLCFSSTQKQIDLTNLEVDLIPSAFPLIRVLDIQSLVFEFSEIFYRLFHLKYIAISGEFPVLPPLIGNFWNLQTLILHTSHSTLKIADDIWKMLRLRHLHTNIPAKLPPPPTQTSKSSCLQTLSKVTPDSCKETMLAKACHLKKLGIEGRLTSLLGTNKGGFDSFEKLRCLEHLKLLNDIDCIEELHLPPKFFSLQQTLKKLTLSSTYFEWSEADTLGQLECLKVLKLKDNAFTGETWKPKKGSFSKLQVLWIDRAESWETWDASNRPFQNLKRLVLLSCYKLKAVPHELADLPYLQEMRLERTFEAVNSAKEIKREKLGKQAPGSNYKFNLIIFPQGDAKAIQ; encoded by the exons ATGGCGGAAAAAATATTGGTTGCAGCGGTGAGTCCAGCCGCTACTAAAGCAGTAAACTTTCTGGTGGACAGCGTTTCGAAACTGCTGATTGAAAATTGTAAGCTGATAGAAGGTGCAGAGGGGGATTTCAAGCGTTTGTTGCGTGAGATCGAACCCCTAAATGAGTTACTAGCTGCAGATTATGCAGAGGTGAAAAGCAATAGCATGATCAACTCGGATAAGTTTTTCCAGAACATCCAACGCACAGCGTATAAAGCTGAGGATGCCATTGACAAATTCCTGGTTCAGAAAATGATTGACCAGGACAAGACAATCGCTAAATTCCTTCCATTCTACAAATGGATCAATAATTGGAAAATGGCACCGGAGTTCAAAGAAATTCttgaagaaatgggggaaattCGCCAACTCAGTCAACAAGCTTTTCAGAAAAGCACACAAACTACTCAGCACCCTGACAAAAGTGCCAGTGATGCCCAGGAAACGCAG GGTCCTGCGGAGGAGGATATCGAAGTGGTTGGATTTGATGAGCCTGCAAACGAAGTGATGAAGCGACTTCGTGAAGGATCAGAGGATCTAGATGTTGTCCCTATTGTGGGCATGCCGGGGCTTGGCAAAACTACACTGGCAAGAAAAGTCTATAATGATGATTACATTGATGATCATTTTTACAAAAGAATTTGGGTTTATGTCGGCCAGTCATATAAGCTAAAGAATATTCTTCTTGATATTCTGAAAGAGTTCGCGCCACGCACTGAAGAATTCAAAGACAAGAATGAGGACCAATTAACTGAGGTCATACGTAATCTTGTGGTTGAAGGAGGTAAATATCTCATTGTCTTGGACGATGTGTGGGAAGCAGAAGTTGTGGCTTTTGTCAAGAAAGTTTTCCCGAACAAGAAAGGTCGCTGCGACCGAATCATGGTGACCACTCGCCTAGACCGTGTGGCTAACGCTAAAGGCGCAGTTCCTCACGTTCTTGAACCTTTGTCTCCAGTGGAAAGTTTTGAGTTGTTAGAAAACAGAGTTTTTGGCAAAACAAATAAGTGTCCTATTGAGTTAAAAGAATACGGGGAGAAAATTGTAAAACATTGTGGTGGTGTACCACTTGCAATAGTGGTGATTGCAGGAGCTTTGGGAGGTTGTATGGACGAAAGCGAATGGCGAGTAGTTGAGAAAAATGTGGGGAAACATCTTATGAACAAAAACGACCATAAAAGCTGCTTGAAATTTGTTGAAACGAGTTATAATCATTTGCCTACAGAGAAAAAGGCGGCTTTCTTGTATTTCGGAGTTTTTCCTCAAGGCTTTGATATCCCTGCTTGGAAGCTGATTCGCTTATGGATTGCTGAGGGACTGATAGAGTCCGACTTTGAAGGCAGTGAAATCGAGGAGATTGCAGAGTCTTACTTGAGCGACTTTGCCAGTAGGAATTTAGTGATGGTGATGCAGAAAAAATCTAACAGTACTCAAATCAAAACATGTCGTGTTCACGACATGTTGCATGAGTTCTGCAATGTTGAGGCTAAAAGAATAAgtctctttcaacaagtaaatcTCAAACCTGGTGTTCGAGTTTTTCCTTCTATAGAAGATCCTAGTACTTCTCGTCGATTATGTATTCAATCATCTATTCCGTATAATTTTATCCCTAACGATAGAATTGTACAACATGTTAGGTCTCTCTTATGCTTTTCCTCAACACAAAAGCAAATCGACTTGACTAATCTAGAGGTCGACCTCATCCCCAGTGCATTTCCACTCATCAGGGTGTTGGACATTCAATCCCTCGTATTTGAATTCTCTGAGATATTTTATCGGCTATTTCACTTGAAGTATATTGCTATCTCAGGTGAATTCCCGGTCCTTCCTCCACTCATTGGTAATTTTTGGAATTTACAAACCCTTATACTTCATACCTCACATTCCACCCTTAAGATAGCAGATGACATTTGGAAAATGCTACGATTGAGACATCTGCACACCAACATTCCTGCGAAATTGCCGCCCCCTCCTACCCAAACAAGCAAAAGTTCTTGCCTACAAACTCTTTCTAAGGTTACACCAGACAGTTGCAAGGAAACTATGCTTGCGAAGGCTTGTCATCTCAAAAAATTGGGCATCGAAGGGAGATTGACATCTCTTCTTGGAACTAACAAGGGTGGATTCGACAGTTTCGAAAAGCTAAGATGCCTGGAACATTTGAAATTGTTGAACGATATTGATTGTATTGAAGAGCTTCACCTTCCTCCAAAATTCTTCAGTTTACAACAAACACTGAAGAAGTTAACTTTGTCAAGTACATATTTTGAGTGGAGTGAGGCAGATACGTTGGGACAATTGGAATGTCTTAAGGTCCTAAAGTTGAAAGACAATGCATTCACAGGAGAGACGTGGAAGCCGAAGAAAGGAAGTTTTAGCAAGCTCCAAGTCCTGTGGATTGACCGGGCAGAAAGCTGGGAAACTTGGGACGCATCAAATCGTCCCTTCCAAAATCTTAAGCGCCTTGTTCTTCTCTCCTGTTATAAGCTTAAGGCTGTGCCACATGAGCTGGCTGATTTACCTTACCTTCAAGAAATGAGGCTGGAGCGCACATTCGAAGCAGTCAATTCTGCAAAAGAGATCAAAAGAGAGAAACTAGGGAAGCAAGCTCCTGGAAGCAATTACAAATTCAATCTCATTATATTCCCtcaaggagatgccaaggccatACAATGA
- the LOC104232988 gene encoding subtilisin-like protease SBT5.4, whose amino-acid sequence MLSSKLSNYLILVLILFCVSLTPALAVKNSYIVYLGEHSHGPGVTSADLHSVVDSHHEFLGSFLGSKEKAKDAIFYSYKRHINGFAAVLEDDQVEEIQRHPSVISIFLNKARKLHTTHSWEFMMLEKNGVVHPSSLWKKARFGQDIIIANLDTGVWPESESFSDEGFGPIPSRWKGICQNDNTTAGFSCNKKLIGARYFNKGYIASGGNVSASMSTVRDYDGHGSHTLSTAAGNIVHGASVLGVANGTAKGGSPHARVAAYKVCWPPVDGAGCMDADILKAFDTAIHDGVDVISVSLGGTPSDYLEDGLAIGSFHAVKNGIVVVASAGNDGPDSGTVTNVAPWIITVAASTLDRNIQNSVQLQNGLLLKGTSLSKPTTPEENFYPLISAAQAKAANASTNDAIRCKKGTLDPKKVKGKILACLRGETALIDKGHQAALAGAVGMILCNNKTTGSEIFAIPHVLPAIHVNYTDGVQVFEYIGSSKDPRAYITTPETVLRTKPAPFMASFSSTGPNSVTPQILKPDVTAPGVDIIAAYSEAANPTEEDYDKRKTSFNMISGTSMSCPHVAGVVGLLKSLHPDWSPAAIRSAIMTTARTRDNTGNPMRDETEKDKATQFNYGAGHMRPNRAMNPGLVYDLTVNDYLDFLCSLGYNQKNITKFSGTRSTYQCHKKHGLNLLDFNNPAITIPNISPSAPVTITRTLKNVGSPGVYAANVRLPRRMFSVSVEPSVLMFDHIGQEKSFKLTIEVKDAKAVKDGYVPGELLWTDRLHYVRSPIAVASLSDIKKP is encoded by the exons GTTATCGTCCAAACTGTCAAATTATCTAATATTGGTCCTAATTCTTTTTTGTGTATCATTAACACCAGCTCTTGCAGTCAAGAAT TCATATATAGTGTACTTGGGGGAGCACTCTCATGGTCCAGGAGTAACATCTGCTGATCTTCATAGTGTGGTAGATTCTCATCATGAGTTTCTTGGTTCGTTTTTGGGAAG TAAAGAGAAGGCTAAGGATGCCATCTTCTACTCATATAAAAGACACATAAATGGTTTTGCTGCTGTCCTTGAAGATGATCAAGTGGAGGAGATTCAAC GGCATCCGAGTGTGATCTCTATTTTCTTGAATAAAGCTAGAAAACTACACACAACTCATTCATGGGAATTCATGATGCTGGAAAAGAATGGCGTCGTTCATCCAAGTTCGTTGTGGAAGAAGGCTCGATTTGGCCAAGACATTATCATCGCGAATCTTGATACAG GTGTTTGGCCTGAATCAGAGAGCTTTAGTGATGAAGGGTTTGGACCAATTCCTTCAAGATGGAAAGGGATTTGTCAAAATGACAACACCACTGCTGGTTTTTCTTGCAATAA AAAGCTTATTGGAGCGAGGTACTTCAATAAAGGCTACATCGCGAGCGGAGGAAATGTAAGTGCATCAATGAGCACAGTACGCGACTATGATGGTCATGGCTCTCATACTTTATCAACTGCTGCTGGAAACATAGTCCACGGAGCGAGTGTACTTGGCGTGGCGAATGGGACAGCAAAGGGAGGTTCTCCTCATGCCCGAGTGGCTGCATACAAAGTTTGTTGGCCTCCTGTGGATGGTGCAGGATGTATGGATGCCGACATTCTCAAAGCCTTCGATACAGCCATACACGACGGGGTTGATGTGATATCTGTGTCGCTTGGTGGAACGCCTTCTGATTACTTGGAGGACGGGCTCGCCATTGGTTCGTTCCACGCTGTCAAGAATGGTATAGTTGTGGTTGCATCAGCTGGTAATGATGGACCTGATTCTGGAACTGTTACAAATGTTGCTCCCTGGATTATAACAGTAGCAGCAAGCACCCTGGATCGCAATATACAAAACAGTGTTCAATTGCAGAATGGATTGCTCTTAAAGGGAACAAGCCTTTCGAAACCAACCACGCCCGAAGAAAATTTCTATCCACTAATCAGTGCTGCACAAGCTAAAGCTGCCAATGCCTCGACCAATGATGC GATAAGGTGTAAGAAAGGAACATTGGATCCAAAGAAAGTGAAAGGCAAGATATTAGCCTGCCTCAGAGGAGAAACCGCGTTAATTGATAAAGGACATCAGGCAGCTCTAGCTGGTGCTGTTGGAATGATCCTTTGTAACAATAAGACTACTGGAAGCGAAATTTTCGCCATCCCTCACGTCCTTCCAGCGATACATGTCAATTATACAGATGGCGTTCAAGTCTTTGAATACATCGGTTCTTCTAA AGATCCTCGTGCGTATATCACAACTCCTGAGACAGTGTTGCGCACAAAGCCGGCTCCATTCATGGCTTCATTCTCTTCTACTGGTCCTAATTCTGTAACTCCTCAGATTCTCAAG CCTGATGTTACTGCACCAGGAGTGGATATCATAGCTGCGTACAGTGAAGCAGCAAATCCTACAGAGGAAGACTACGATAAACGTAAGACTAGCTTCAACATGATTTCTGGAACCTCAATGTCTTGCCCCCATGTCGCTGGTGTAGTTGGCCTTCTCAAGAGCCTCCATCCTGATTGGAGTCCCGCCGCCATTAGATCCGCTATTATGACTACAG CCAGAACAAGAGACAACACTGGTAATCCAATGCGTGATGAAACGGAGAAAGACAAAGCAACACAATTTAATTATGGTGCTGGACACATGCGCCCGAATCGCGCCATGAATCCTGGCTTGGTCTATGACTTGACTGTGAATGACTACTTGGACTTTCTCTGTTCACTTGGTTACAACCAAAAGAACATTACAAAATTTTCAGGAACAAGATCAACTTATCAGTGTCACAAGAAACATGGTCTTAATCTCTTGGATTTCAACAATCCTGCAATAACAATTCCTAATATCTCTCCCTCAGCTCCTGTCACCATCACTCGCACACTCAAAAACGTTGGTAGCCCTGGCGTATACGCTGCCAACGTTCGTCTGCCACGACGAATGTTTTCAGTTTCTGTAGAGCCGAGCGTCTTGATGTTCGATCACATTGGACAAGAGAAGAGCTTCAAGTTGACAATTGAAGTTAAGGATGCTAAGGCAGTAAAAGATGGGTATGTGCCCGGGGAGTTGCTATGGACTGATCGCCTTCATTATGTGAGAAGTCCAATTGCAGTGGCTTCTTTGAGTGACATTAAGAAGCCTTAG